From Marivirga harenae, one genomic window encodes:
- a CDS encoding N-acetylmuramoyl-L-alanine amidase, with protein MRLIFILFIATLSFQLTAQNEKIHTSFALDLGNSQRLRQTSNFKFTSIALKSTQAIDFRTIGFVNNSDTILFNNSLHSDERTNYFYSSLIHFDREVGEIAIYSQRVLNDLEVVLINGSGEYADFSQRKSISIQNNDCELNGVIQQSEWRAGLPEPAYNRSFTSTENMIVHHSAGSNNITDYTQAVRDIYIFHTEENGWSDIGYNYLVAPDGVIYAGRDPVNGEQDKVIGAHFCGSNSNTMGICLLGNYEITEPKSQMLESLLTILSWKAFKDDLEPLGNTAHPLNANLGVIAGHQDGCNTLCPGENVYKRLGEIRKGVDEQLMICSGGSEEEEEPVVVIEIDSIPSQKIHPNPIRNDFTFSLDLSEKRKDELQYIRIFSQEGKSLQWENLYFSENSLEVKLPSTLKPGIYFLQTSYKNGEENSERFLIQ; from the coding sequence ATGCGTTTAATTTTTATTCTATTTATAGCTACTCTAAGTTTCCAATTAACAGCTCAAAACGAAAAAATTCATACTTCTTTTGCTTTGGACTTGGGGAATAGTCAGCGCTTAAGACAAACTAGTAACTTTAAATTTACTTCAATAGCATTGAAGTCAACTCAAGCCATTGACTTCAGGACCATTGGTTTTGTCAATAATTCTGATACTATTTTATTCAATAATAGTCTTCATTCTGATGAAAGAACAAATTATTTTTATTCAAGTCTAATTCATTTTGATCGAGAAGTAGGTGAAATAGCTATATATTCACAAAGAGTGTTAAACGACCTTGAAGTGGTCCTCATCAATGGCAGCGGAGAATATGCTGACTTTTCACAAAGAAAATCAATTTCAATTCAAAATAATGATTGTGAATTGAATGGCGTTATTCAGCAATCGGAATGGCGAGCTGGACTACCTGAGCCCGCTTATAACAGAAGTTTTACAAGCACTGAAAATATGATTGTCCACCATTCTGCTGGGTCTAATAATATTACAGATTATACCCAAGCCGTCAGAGATATCTATATATTTCATACCGAAGAAAATGGCTGGTCGGATATTGGATATAATTATTTAGTAGCTCCTGATGGCGTAATTTATGCAGGAAGGGATCCTGTTAATGGCGAGCAAGATAAAGTAATTGGAGCTCATTTCTGTGGATCCAATTCGAATACGATGGGTATTTGCCTTTTAGGAAACTATGAAATCACTGAACCTAAGTCCCAAATGTTAGAAAGCTTATTAACCATTTTGAGTTGGAAAGCCTTTAAAGATGATTTAGAACCCTTGGGAAATACTGCCCATCCTTTAAATGCAAATCTTGGGGTAATTGCAGGTCATCAGGATGGATGCAATACTTTGTGTCCAGGTGAAAACGTATATAAGAGATTAGGAGAGATTCGTAAGGGTGTGGATGAACAATTGATGATTTGCTCCGGTGGAAGTGAAGAAGAGGAGGAACCAGTAGTTGTTATTGAAATTGATTCTATTCCAAGTCAGAAAATCCATCCAAACCCAATAAGAAATGATTTCACCTTTAGTTTAGATTTATCCGAAAAGCGTAAGGACGAGCTTCAGTACATTCGCATATTTAGTCAAGAAGGAAAATCATTGCAATGGGAAAATCTATATTTCAGTGAGAATAGTTTAGAAGTGAAACTTCCCAGCACTTTGAAACCGGGAATAT